From Aliarcobacter butzleri, the proteins below share one genomic window:
- a CDS encoding hybrid sensor histidine kinase/response regulator — MDKKYTILIIDDKTENLHYLNTLLKEENYLVRASTDAIFAINSSKVNPPNLILLDIKMPNLDGFEVCKLLKNEENLKDIPIIFISALDDVQSKIKAFENGGVDYITKPFEKEEVLARIKTQLNIFESKKTISNLLEQQDFFLKKIIHEMNTPLSIINLNIDNLESTLGHKEEFETIKASSKSLSSIYNDLYYLSKKKKRVSEISNINLVRFLSSRVAFFDEMANVKNIDMSLDIHEEFDILMDSYELERVIDNTLSNAIKYSFEDSNIDILLEVIDDIYKLEIKNEGIEILDTKAIFNAYYQQKDKNIGFGLGLSIVKEICDKYEIRIEVNSLNNQTTFSYIFPKDLISKGKIL; from the coding sequence ATGGATAAAAAATACACAATACTAATAATAGATGATAAAACAGAAAATTTACACTACTTAAATACTCTTTTAAAAGAAGAAAATTATTTAGTACGAGCTTCAACAGATGCAATATTTGCTATAAACTCTTCAAAAGTAAATCCTCCAAATTTAATTCTTTTAGATATAAAAATGCCAAATTTAGATGGATTTGAGGTTTGTAAACTTCTTAAAAATGAAGAGAATTTAAAAGATATTCCTATTATTTTTATTAGTGCTTTAGACGATGTGCAAAGTAAAATAAAAGCTTTTGAAAATGGTGGAGTTGATTATATAACTAAACCTTTTGAAAAAGAAGAAGTTCTTGCAAGAATAAAAACTCAATTAAATATTTTTGAAAGTAAAAAAACTATCTCAAATCTTTTAGAACAACAAGATTTTTTCCTAAAAAAAATCATCCATGAAATGAACACTCCACTTAGTATAATAAATCTAAATATCGATAATTTAGAATCAACTTTAGGTCATAAAGAGGAGTTTGAAACAATCAAAGCTTCAAGTAAATCTTTATCTTCAATCTACAATGATTTATATTATCTAAGTAAAAAAAAGAAAAGAGTTTCTGAAATATCAAATATAAATTTAGTAAGATTTTTATCTTCAAGAGTTGCTTTTTTTGATGAAATGGCAAATGTAAAAAATATAGACATGAGTTTAGATATTCATGAAGAGTTCGATATTTTGATGGATTCTTATGAGTTAGAAAGAGTTATTGATAACACCCTTTCAAATGCCATAAAATACTCTTTTGAAGATTCAAATATAGATATTCTTTTAGAAGTTATAGATGATATTTATAAACTTGAAATAAAAAATGAAGGAATAGAAATCCTTGATACAAAAGCAATTTTTAATGCTTATTATCAACAAAAAGATAAAAATATAGGTTTTGGATTAGGACTTAGTATTGTAAAAGAGATTTGTGATAAATATGAGATAAGAATAGAGGTAAACTCTTTAAACAATCAAACAACTTTTAGCTACATTTTTCCAAAAGATCTGATTTCTAAAGGAAAAATTTTATGA
- a CDS encoding ATP-binding protein, whose product MKLKNLFMLLFILNTVSFICVAFVINKYQKATIKLEDAYNMQYKSLILADELRQSSDDLTRMARTYVITGNPMFEEQYKTVLAIRNGELPRPKRYNGIFWDFLTLEGTKPLLDGEKIPLRELMKNANFPESELNLLFTSQNESDDLTNLEHKAMNAIKGIFQDENGNYTIKGEPDFVLAKELMHSSQYHLAKIRIMEPLDRFYKAFENRTKQKVEEAKKSVNEQEFNVNAIVILSIILFLMSFFIILFRIIYPMDLLRIVMLKLSSNETNVEIEKNEFDDEMGDMIGAVEIFKENTEKLITSEHQLKIAMEDAKNANQAKSIFLARMSHELRTPLNAILGFANILKKSMNATNQEKENLNIIKKSGEHLLNIINEILELSKIEAGKIEINPKNFDFCELIKEIEDIFALRCKSKNLKFTINQTNNLPKFIKADEQRLRQILINLLGNSLKFTNEGQIFLNIYSLNNKLFFEVKDTGIGIDLKNQEKIFKPFEQVKLDNYTQQGTGLGLAITKELIALMGGTIYVKSQINKGSEFYFSINYEKVDNGELSLNSQIKEIKGIKNSEDNKTILVVDDIKENRDLIVQLLSFYGFKTLEANSGLMALEVFEKQNENEKIDLIFMDILMEDLDGLETIRIIREKQNGINIPIIALSANVFEDDKKQAIKAGANDFLPKPVEEKEILQILQKYLKLEFEYEEKEQINEISQELKNLPKEFLEKLNKEVLLMNNDEILNLLKEHNLSKKLQNYIKNLINEFKYQELLDFQKI is encoded by the coding sequence TTGAAATTAAAGAATTTATTTATGTTGCTGTTTATTTTAAATACAGTTTCTTTTATTTGTGTTGCATTTGTTATAAATAAATATCAAAAAGCCACAATAAAACTTGAAGATGCTTATAATATGCAATACAAATCTTTAATACTTGCAGATGAGTTAAGACAAAGTAGTGATGATTTAACAAGAATGGCTCGAACATATGTAATAACTGGAAATCCTATGTTTGAAGAACAATACAAAACTGTTTTAGCCATACGAAACGGAGAACTTCCAAGACCAAAAAGATATAATGGAATTTTTTGGGATTTTTTGACTTTAGAAGGGACAAAACCTTTACTTGATGGTGAAAAAATACCACTTCGAGAACTGATGAAAAATGCAAATTTCCCAGAATCAGAGTTAAATCTACTTTTTACTTCACAAAATGAATCAGATGATTTAACAAATCTTGAACACAAAGCCATGAATGCAATAAAAGGAATTTTTCAAGATGAAAATGGAAATTATACAATCAAAGGTGAGCCTGATTTTGTTTTAGCTAAAGAATTAATGCATTCATCACAATATCATCTTGCAAAAATAAGAATTATGGAACCACTTGATAGGTTTTATAAAGCCTTTGAAAATAGAACAAAACAAAAAGTTGAAGAGGCAAAAAAGAGTGTAAATGAACAAGAGTTTAATGTAAATGCAATAGTTATTCTTTCAATAATTTTGTTTTTAATGTCATTTTTTATCATTTTATTTAGAATTATTTATCCTATGGATTTACTTAGAATCGTGATGTTAAAACTCTCATCAAATGAAACAAATGTAGAAATAGAAAAAAATGAATTTGATGATGAAATGGGAGATATGATAGGAGCTGTTGAGATTTTCAAAGAAAATACAGAAAAACTAATCACAAGTGAACATCAACTAAAAATTGCAATGGAAGATGCCAAAAATGCAAACCAAGCAAAATCAATATTTTTAGCTCGAATGAGCCATGAATTAAGGACTCCACTAAATGCAATTTTAGGTTTTGCAAATATCTTAAAAAAATCAATGAACGCCACAAATCAGGAAAAAGAGAATCTAAATATCATCAAAAAAAGTGGTGAACACTTACTAAATATCATAAATGAGATTTTGGAACTTTCAAAAATTGAAGCTGGGAAAATAGAAATCAATCCTAAGAATTTTGATTTTTGTGAGTTAATAAAAGAGATAGAGGATATTTTTGCTTTAAGATGCAAGAGTAAAAATCTAAAATTTACTATAAATCAAACAAATAATTTGCCAAAATTTATAAAAGCAGATGAGCAACGACTGCGGCAAATTTTAATAAATCTTTTAGGAAACTCTTTGAAATTTACAAATGAAGGACAAATTTTTTTAAATATTTATTCTTTAAATAATAAGTTATTTTTTGAGGTAAAAGATACGGGAATTGGAATTGACCTAAAAAATCAAGAAAAAATCTTCAAACCATTTGAGCAAGTAAAACTAGATAATTACACACAACAAGGAACAGGTTTGGGTCTTGCAATTACAAAAGAATTAATCGCATTAATGGGTGGAACGATTTATGTTAAAAGTCAAATAAACAAAGGAAGTGAGTTTTATTTTAGTATCAATTATGAGAAAGTAGATAATGGAGAATTAAGTTTGAATTCTCAAATAAAAGAGATAAAAGGAATAAAAAATTCTGAAGATAATAAAACAATTTTAGTAGTTGATGATATAAAAGAAAATAGAGATTTAATAGTGCAACTTTTAAGTTTTTATGGCTTTAAAACTCTCGAAGCAAATAGTGGATTGATGGCTCTTGAGGTTTTTGAAAAACAAAATGAAAATGAAAAAATAGATTTGATTTTTATGGATATTTTGATGGAAGATTTAGATGGTTTAGAAACTATAAGAATTATTAGAGAAAAACAAAATGGTATAAATATTCCAATCATTGCTTTAAGTGCAAATGTTTTTGAAGATGATAAAAAACAAGCAATAAAAGCTGGAGCAAATGACTTTTTACCAAAACCAGTTGAAGAAAAAGAGATTTTGCAAATACTTCAAAAATATCTAAAACTAGAGTTTGAATATGAAGAAAAAGAGCAAATAAATGAGATATCTCAAGAGTTAAAAAATCTTCCAAAAGAGTTTTTAGAAAAACTAAATAAAGAAGTTTTATTGATGAATAACGATGAGATTTTAAACCTGTTAAAAGAGCATAACTTATCGAAAAAACTACAAAATTATATAAAAAATTTAATAAATGAGTTTAAATATCAAGAATTATTGGATTTTCAAAAAATCTAA
- a CDS encoding NUDIX domain-containing protein, whose amino-acid sequence MIKTPFLAVDGIIKLYDENEKFQGIVLIERLNKPLGIAIPGGFVDIGETVENAVIREMKEETSLDITIESLLGVYSDPARDERFHTASVVYVCKAYGEPIAQDDAKEVYVYKLDEIPLEKLVFDHKQIILDFLKIQ is encoded by the coding sequence ATGATAAAAACACCATTTTTAGCAGTTGATGGAATAATAAAACTATATGATGAAAATGAAAAATTTCAAGGAATAGTTTTAATCGAAAGATTAAACAAACCTTTAGGTATTGCAATTCCAGGTGGATTTGTGGATATTGGTGAAACTGTTGAAAATGCAGTTATAAGAGAGATGAAAGAAGAAACTTCACTTGATATTACTATTGAATCACTTCTTGGAGTTTATTCAGACCCCGCAAGAGATGAAAGATTTCACACAGCTTCTGTGGTTTATGTTTGTAAAGCTTATGGAGAACCTATTGCACAAGATGACGCAAAAGAGGTTTATGTTTATAAGTTAGATGAAATACCACTTGAGAAGTTAGTTTTTGACCATAAACAAATTATTTTAGATTTTTTGAAAATCCAATAA
- a CDS encoding DUF2971 domain-containing protein, with protein sequence MTEELTNFLNSDDAIFHYTKKETAMEYILNDKKLKFGFFHSTNDPYEYKDRLTSATGLGHINDSLFNKSMDLIDNTIKNAPFLSFCKNSKNKGYEKPRMWSQYGQNHSGICLVFSKKSLIKTIKNQLSNDYLIYGKNINYKKISFEDLYIYDDDLSVRQVVINNIEENYQNFLFQKHLDYKDENEFRIILIQKTENNFYKNIFVDISDSLKFIILGDSFPKVYLPTIKELSSKLNITYEKLEWRNNQYFLDECHNS encoded by the coding sequence ATGACTGAAGAATTAACAAATTTTCTAAATTCTGATGATGCAATATTTCATTACACAAAAAAAGAAACTGCAATGGAATATATACTAAATGATAAAAAATTAAAATTTGGTTTTTTTCATTCTACTAATGACCCATATGAATATAAAGATAGATTAACTTCTGCCACAGGATTAGGACATATTAATGACTCTTTATTTAATAAATCAATGGATTTAATTGATAATACTATTAAAAATGCACCTTTTTTATCTTTTTGTAAAAATTCAAAGAATAAAGGATATGAAAAACCTAGAATGTGGTCACAATATGGTCAAAATCATTCAGGAATTTGTTTAGTTTTTTCAAAAAAATCACTCATAAAAACTATCAAGAATCAATTATCAAACGATTATCTAATTTATGGTAAAAATATAAATTATAAAAAAATTAGTTTTGAAGATTTATATATTTATGATGATGATTTAAGCGTGAGACAAGTAGTTATAAACAATATAGAAGAAAATTATCAAAATTTTTTATTCCAAAAACATTTAGATTATAAAGATGAAAATGAATTTAGAATAATTTTAATTCAAAAAACTGAGAATAATTTTTATAAAAATATTTTTGTTGATATTTCTGATTCTTTAAAATTTATAATATTGGGAGATAGCTTTCCAAAAGTGTATTTGCCAACTATAAAAGAGTTGTCTTCAAAGTTAAATATTACCTACGAAAAATTAGAGTGGAGAAATAATCAATATTTTTTAGATGAATGTCATAATTCCTAA
- a CDS encoding HepT-like ribonuclease domain-containing protein has protein sequence MCKVIHRLDKILECIENIDFIINESNLKITQAIEDKIIKPAIRMNIIRIAEQFAKLKDDNEFKILENFTNEDLKGISSVRNYIAHDYDSTDDNIIEDVIRYNLPIFKNIIESIKKENFND, from the coding sequence ATGTGTAAAGTAATACATAGACTAGATAAGATTTTAGAATGTATTGAAAATATTGATTTTATTATCAATGAAAGTAATCTAAAAATAACTCAAGCAATAGAAGATAAAATCATAAAACCAGCTATTAGAATGAATATTATAAGAATTGCTGAACAGTTTGCAAAACTAAAAGATGATAATGAATTCAAAATACTAGAAAACTTCACAAATGAAGATTTGAAAGGTATTAGTTCAGTTAGAAATTATATAGCTCACGATTATGATAGTACTGATGATAATATCATTGAAGATGTGATTAGGTATAACTTGCCTATTTTTAAGAACATTATTGAGAGTATTAAAAAAGAAAATTTTAATGACTGA
- a CDS encoding nucleotidyltransferase family protein — MKKEEILNKLKELKPIYQQEGLEIVGLFGSYAKDNETEYSDIDIAYKLNYEEFSKKYVGGFSKLLRIDSIKDELKSIFKKEIDFVPDSNKKILKDIIYV; from the coding sequence ATGAAAAAAGAAGAAATACTAAATAAATTAAAAGAACTAAAACCAATATATCAACAAGAAGGCTTAGAAATAGTTGGTCTTTTTGGAAGTTATGCAAAAGATAATGAAACTGAATATAGTGACATTGATATTGCTTATAAATTAAACTATGAAGAGTTCTCAAAAAAATATGTTGGTGGCTTTTCTAAACTTCTAAGAATCGACTCAATCAAAGATGAATTAAAATCAATATTCAAAAAAGAGATTGATTTTGTACCTGATTCAAATAAAAAAATTTTAAAAGATATAATTTATGTGTAA
- the urtA gene encoding urea ABC transporter substrate-binding protein, with translation MKKLFAKAIVTSALLGGMIVHAADTIKVGVLHSLSGTMAISETTLKDTVLMLIEEQNKKGGVLGKKLEPVVVDPASNWPLFAEKMRGLLTKDKVDVTFGCWTSVSRKSVLPVVEELNGLLFYPVQYEGEESSKNVFYTGAAPNQQAIPAVDYLINEMGVKRFVLAGTDYVYPRTTNKILEAYLMSKGVKKENIMINYTPFGHSDWQSIVSDIKKFGSTGVKTAVVSTINGDANVPFYKELGNQGIKAEDIPVVAFSVGEEELSGIDTKPLVGHLAAWNYFESVKTPENDKFIANWKKFIKDDKRVTNDPMEATYIGFNLWVKAVEKAGTTDVNAVSKAIIGLEVPNLTGGTAKMLKNHHLTKPVFIGEIQEDGQFETVFSTKEIEGDAWSDFLPSSKDVISDWTAPINCGNYNTKTKKCSGQNY, from the coding sequence ATGAAAAAACTATTTGCAAAAGCAATCGTAACTTCTGCATTGTTAGGTGGTATGATAGTTCACGCTGCTGATACTATTAAAGTTGGAGTTTTACACTCACTTTCAGGAACTATGGCTATTAGTGAAACAACACTAAAAGATACAGTTTTGATGTTAATTGAAGAGCAAAATAAAAAAGGTGGAGTTTTAGGAAAAAAACTTGAACCAGTTGTTGTTGATCCTGCGTCAAATTGGCCACTTTTTGCTGAAAAAATGAGAGGATTATTAACAAAAGACAAAGTTGATGTAACTTTTGGTTGTTGGACATCAGTTTCAAGAAAATCAGTTCTTCCAGTTGTTGAAGAGTTAAATGGATTATTATTTTACCCAGTTCAATATGAGGGTGAAGAGTCTTCTAAAAATGTATTTTATACAGGTGCTGCGCCAAACCAACAAGCAATTCCAGCAGTTGATTATTTAATCAACGAAATGGGTGTAAAAAGATTTGTTCTTGCAGGAACTGACTATGTTTATCCAAGAACTACAAATAAAATCTTAGAGGCTTATTTGATGTCAAAAGGTGTTAAAAAAGAGAATATTATGATTAATTATACTCCATTTGGTCACTCTGATTGGCAATCAATTGTATCTGATATTAAAAAGTTTGGTTCAACTGGAGTTAAAACAGCAGTAGTTTCAACTATCAATGGTGATGCAAATGTTCCGTTTTATAAAGAGTTAGGAAATCAAGGTATAAAAGCTGAAGATATTCCAGTTGTTGCATTTAGTGTTGGTGAAGAAGAACTTTCAGGAATTGATACAAAACCACTTGTTGGACATTTAGCTGCGTGGAATTATTTTGAAAGTGTAAAAACACCAGAAAATGATAAATTTATCGCAAACTGGAAAAAATTCATCAAAGATGATAAAAGAGTTACAAATGACCCAATGGAAGCAACATATATCGGATTTAATCTTTGGGTAAAAGCTGTTGAAAAAGCTGGAACTACAGATGTTAATGCAGTTTCAAAAGCAATTATTGGATTAGAAGTTCCAAATTTAACAGGTGGAACAGCTAAAATGCTTAAAAATCACCACCTAACAAAACCTGTTTTCATAGGTGAGATTCAAGAAGATGGGCAATTTGAAACAGTGTTTTCTACAAAAGAGATTGAAGGTGATGCTTGGTCTGATTTCTTACCATCATCAAAAGATGTAATTTCAGATTGGACAGCTCCAATTAATTGTGGAAACTACAACACAAAAACTAAAAAATGTTCAGGGCAAAACTACTAA
- the urtB gene encoding urea ABC transporter permease subunit UrtB has translation MKISIFKIIFLNLLLLSSLFSSTFEEDIKALDTKNFNEKESIVSNLATNYSEDDRLVLLLTKMLDGDLYIKNDDKDVLVLVKKETNSLFTKSLISGKDLESLEESSLEKVKTNNKLRSVIKSLLSQIDLFSSNIDKRLSSAKNILQNVSKDEEEIINKALSKEKDSDVKEILFEAKYIIEAKYYTGETQLNAVKNLGSFISSTSLATLKEISQSNESSEELKKVANSSLADVENIRTFYSFLETAFFGLSQGSVLLLAAIGLAITFGVMKVINMAHGELIMIGAYTTYTIQQLMPNLIEYSIIIAIPAAFIVSAIVGILIERLVIRHLYGRPLETLLATFGISLILQQVVRTIFSPLNQEVKTPSWMSGALEINSALSLTYNRLYIVIFALVVFLAVLFVMKKTSLGLKVRAVSQNRPIARAMGIKSSYIDALTFGIGSGIAGVAGVALSQLTNVGPNLGQAYIVDSFMVVVFGGVGNLWGTLIAAFSLGEINKFIEPFAGAVLAKVIILVFIILFIQKKPRGLFPQKGRDVEE, from the coding sequence ATGAAAATTTCAATTTTTAAAATAATTTTTCTTAATTTATTACTCCTATCATCTTTATTTTCTTCAACATTTGAAGAAGATATAAAAGCTTTAGATACAAAAAATTTCAATGAAAAAGAAAGTATTGTAAGTAATCTAGCTACAAATTATAGTGAAGATGATAGATTGGTGTTACTTTTAACAAAAATGCTTGATGGAGATTTATATATCAAAAATGATGATAAAGATGTTTTGGTTTTAGTAAAAAAAGAGACAAATTCTTTATTTACAAAATCTTTAATTAGTGGAAAAGATTTAGAATCTTTAGAAGAATCAAGTTTAGAAAAAGTAAAAACAAACAATAAATTAAGAAGTGTTATAAAAAGTCTACTTTCACAGATTGACCTTTTTTCTTCAAATATTGACAAAAGATTAAGTTCAGCTAAAAATATTTTACAAAATGTTTCAAAAGATGAAGAAGAGATAATAAATAAAGCTTTATCAAAAGAGAAAGATAGTGATGTAAAAGAGATTTTATTTGAAGCTAAATATATCATAGAAGCAAAATATTATACAGGTGAAACTCAACTAAATGCAGTAAAAAATTTAGGAAGTTTTATCTCTTCAACTTCACTTGCTACTTTAAAAGAGATTTCTCAATCAAATGAATCTAGTGAAGAGTTGAAAAAAGTTGCAAATAGTTCTCTTGCGGATGTTGAAAATATTAGAACTTTTTATTCATTTTTGGAAACAGCATTTTTTGGACTTTCACAAGGTAGTGTTTTATTACTTGCAGCTATTGGTTTAGCAATTACATTTGGAGTTATGAAAGTAATAAATATGGCTCATGGTGAACTAATAATGATTGGAGCATATACAACATATACAATCCAACAGCTAATGCCAAATTTAATCGAATATTCGATTATCATCGCAATTCCTGCTGCTTTTATTGTAAGTGCAATAGTTGGAATTTTAATTGAAAGATTAGTTATAAGACACTTATATGGAAGACCACTTGAAACACTTCTTGCTACTTTTGGAATTAGTTTGATTTTACAACAAGTAGTTAGAACTATTTTCTCACCACTTAATCAAGAGGTGAAAACTCCATCATGGATGAGTGGAGCTTTAGAGATAAATAGTGCTTTATCTTTGACATATAATAGACTTTATATTGTGATTTTTGCATTAGTTGTGTTTTTAGCAGTTCTGTTTGTGATGAAAAAAACAAGTTTAGGTTTAAAAGTTAGAGCAGTTTCTCAAAACAGACCAATTGCAAGAGCAATGGGAATAAAATCTAGTTACATTGATGCCCTTACTTTTGGAATAGGTTCTGGAATTGCAGGAGTTGCAGGAGTTGCTTTAAGTCAGTTAACAAATGTAGGACCAAATCTTGGACAAGCATATATTGTAGATAGTTTCATGGTTGTTGTTTTTGGTGGAGTTGGTAATTTATGGGGAACTTTAATAGCAGCATTTTCACTTGGAGAAATAAATAAATTTATCGAACCATTTGCAGGTGCAGTTTTAGCAAAAGTTATTATTTTAGTATTCATAATACTATTTATTCAGAAAAAACCAAGAGGACTTTTCCCACAAAAGGGAAGAGATGTTGAGGAGTAG
- the urtC gene encoding urea ABC transporter permease subunit UrtC: MRKQPLILKVLENDKGGKIVLSILAVVVFVVSFCNLVIPSDSVFHISTFTVTLLGKYLAFALLALALDLVWGYLGVLSLGHGSFFALGGYAWAMYLMRQIGDRGVYGNAEMPDFMVFMNLKELPWFWLGFDNPLFAFLMVMFVPAFLAFIFGWFAFKSRVTGVYLSIITQALTYALMLAFFRNDMGFGGNNGLTDFKDILGFDLSADTTRVGLLIITFIALALGYLLCRFIINSRLGRVVISIRDAESRVRFLGYRVEQYKLFIFVVSAVLAGIAGALYVPQVGIINPGVFSPLFSIELVIWVAIGGRGTLYGAIIGAIVVSLASSYFTSVLPEVWLYALGALFVIVTLYLPKGVVGIFSTLKSKVKA, encoded by the coding sequence ATGAGAAAACAACCATTAATTTTAAAAGTTTTAGAAAATGACAAAGGTGGGAAAATAGTATTATCTATCCTTGCTGTTGTAGTATTTGTAGTTTCATTTTGTAATTTAGTAATTCCAAGTGATTCTGTGTTTCATATATCTACTTTTACAGTAACACTTCTTGGAAAGTATTTAGCTTTTGCACTTTTAGCTCTTGCTCTTGATTTGGTGTGGGGATATTTAGGAGTTTTAAGTTTAGGGCATGGATCATTTTTTGCTCTTGGAGGTTATGCTTGGGCTATGTATTTAATGCGTCAAATTGGAGATAGAGGAGTTTATGGAAATGCAGAAATGCCAGATTTTATGGTATTTATGAACTTAAAAGAGTTACCTTGGTTTTGGTTAGGTTTTGATAATCCATTATTTGCTTTTTTGATGGTGATGTTTGTGCCTGCTTTTTTAGCTTTTATTTTTGGATGGTTTGCATTTAAAAGTAGGGTTACAGGAGTTTATCTTTCTATTATCACTCAAGCTTTAACTTATGCTTTAATGCTTGCATTTTTTAGAAATGATATGGGATTTGGTGGAAATAATGGTTTGACAGATTTTAAAGATATTTTAGGATTTGATTTATCAGCTGATACCACAAGAGTAGGGTTATTAATTATCACTTTTATAGCTTTGGCTTTGGGATATTTGCTTTGTAGATTTATAATTAATTCTAGGCTTGGAAGAGTTGTAATATCTATACGAGATGCTGAAAGTAGAGTGAGATTTTTAGGATATAGAGTTGAACAATATAAACTTTTTATCTTTGTTGTATCAGCAGTTTTAGCAGGAATTGCAGGAGCACTTTATGTACCACAAGTTGGAATCATAAATCCTGGAGTTTTCTCACCTTTATTTTCTATTGAGCTTGTTATTTGGGTTGCAATTGGTGGACGAGGAACACTTTATGGAGCAATAATTGGAGCAATAGTTGTAAGTTTAGCTAGTTCTTATTTTACATCTGTTCTTCCAGAAGTTTGGTTATATGCTTTGGGAGCTTTATTTGTAATTGTTACTTTATATCTTCCAAAAGGTGTAGTTGGAATATTTTCAACATTGAAATCAAAAGTAAAGGCTTAA
- the urtD gene encoding urea ABC transporter ATP-binding protein UrtD, whose protein sequence is MKPLELKNEDNIGDLRIGSRILLVDGVSVSFDGFKALNNLSFSINYGELRCIIGANGAGKSTMMDVVTGKTKPDSGEVIFGQAVNLLSMDEPSIAQIGIGRKFQKPTVFANHTVFENLELAMKDDKRFFKTLFSRLSSTQKDKIEETMKLIGLKELYNSQAGILSHGQKQWLEIGMLIMQEPKLLLVDEPVAGMTPQEVEKTAEILTTLSKENAVVVVEHDMEFIRSIAKKVTVLHEGSVLAEGSMDAIQNNEQVRRVYLGE, encoded by the coding sequence ATGAAACCATTAGAATTAAAAAATGAAGATAATATTGGCGATTTAAGAATAGGAAGTAGGATTTTACTGGTTGATGGAGTTAGTGTTAGTTTTGATGGTTTTAAAGCTTTGAATAATCTTAGTTTTTCTATAAATTATGGTGAACTAAGATGTATTATTGGAGCAAATGGAGCTGGAAAATCAACTATGATGGATGTAGTAACTGGAAAAACAAAACCTGATAGTGGAGAAGTTATTTTTGGGCAAGCTGTAAATTTGCTCTCAATGGATGAACCAAGTATTGCACAAATTGGAATAGGAAGAAAGTTTCAAAAACCAACAGTATTTGCTAATCATACAGTTTTTGAAAATCTTGAACTTGCAATGAAAGATGATAAAAGATTTTTTAAAACACTTTTTTCACGACTTAGTTCAACACAAAAAGATAAAATCGAAGAGACTATGAAACTAATAGGTCTAAAAGAGTTATATAACAGCCAAGCTGGAATCTTATCTCACGGTCAAAAACAATGGTTAGAAATTGGTATGTTAATCATGCAAGAACCAAAACTTTTACTTGTAGATGAACCAGTTGCAGGAATGACACCACAAGAAGTAGAAAAAACAGCAGAGATTTTGACAACTCTATCAAAAGAAAATGCTGTAGTTGTAGTTGAGCATGATATGGAGTTTATTAGAAGTATTGCAAAAAAAGTGACGGTTTTACATGAGGGTTCTGTACTTGCAGAAGGAAGTATGGATGCTATACAAAACAATGAACAAGTAAGACGAGTGTACCTTGGTGAATGA